GTGATCCTTGATAAATGATTGCGCAAACCGCAAGGCACTTTTACGTAGCTCTCGTACGGTAAATTCATTCTCGTTATCATCGATAAGTCTTAAACTGCGTGACTGGTTACCGCCACCAGCGGTTATTGCTCTTACATTATTAGGAAGTTCATTCAAATCAAGAACTGGTGCGGTGATATCTTTACTGTATAAATATCTATAATGATCACCCCAGAACCATTTATAAAATCCCGATTTATCGGTTTCTTCATCAGTATAGATGGATGCGTTTTTCGTTGCACCGTATTGACCTAAATCATAATCAATATTCTTGTCGTATTTAGTTTTGCTTTTGATTGTAGTAGTATATAGTAAATTGGTTTCTGAGTTATTGACTTCCACCAGCTCTACTCTAGAACTTCCATCTTTAAAGACGGTTAACCTTGTGTAACCTGTTTTCTCTGCGCCAAACTCATGCTTTTTAACAGGCTTGACACCTTTGATCTTATTTCCTAGTCCAGTTATTATTTGAGGGATGCCGTCATCTGACAAAAACTGGAGGTTAGCTTCATTTCCTGAGACAAATATTACATCTTCAAATTGTAAAGCCAGTGATTCCAGTCTGCCTATATACGATTGCATTTCGTTACTCCAGAAGGATTCTTTAGAAAACCCTCCCATTAATTCAAACAGTCCGCGGCTGCTTTCAGAAAGCACGCTGTGGTACATGGCCACGATGATGGTTTTATTCTGCTCGTCTTTGAGTTCGTCTTTGAATTGAAGGAAAAAGTCCTCTCTCGTTTTAATCTCACATTTATTGTTGATATATGGGTGATCGTCCCAGTCTTCAAAAAACCACTGACTATCTACCATCACGAGTTCCACTTCATCGCTCAAGGTTTCTCGCTCGATGGGACAACCGTCATTAGGCCAAAACTTCCCCTCGCTGTTATCCTGCAAATAGGATTCTAAGTCATCAATCGCTTCGTGTCCTTCACCGCTCCACTCGTTTTTACCTGGAATGTAGATAACCTGACCATTAAATTTTGATAGAGGGTCTAGATATCGCTTTTTCAAAAACTCCTCTTCACTTTTGCGATCAGACTCATCCTTGGGATATCCATTTTTTGAGGTGCTGTTCCCTAGAGAAACAAATGCGGCGTTCTCGTCAGTTTGAGAAGCATCTACAATAGCTTTTAGAACGGTCGATGCTTTTAAATCTTCAACCTCTCCTAGATTTCCAGAGAAATAAATCGTTTTAGATATTTCCTTTCCTTCGTCCTGAGCAACCATTGAAGACAGCGAAATAAAGATGAATAATAGTGAGCAGAACGTGATTTTCCTTTTCAAAATAGACATTTCAGTATTGATATAAAGTGTAAATGTCGGAATTGCTGCACAGCTATGAAGTACTCTTAACAAATAAATGGATTTTCGGGTTTTTAGCTTATTACTATATTGAGCGCATGAAAAATGTAAGCAAATACTTGTTGATAGCTCTCGCTTTTACACTGTTCTCATGTGAGGGTGATGACTCAACGTCTCCTGAGCAATCAAATCCTGTAGAAGATCCTACAGACCCTAATGATTCTCAGGATTATGTGCAATATGGAACGCCTTTTGACAACGTGCCTCTTACCAGTGATATTATCATGTACGAGGTAAACCTAAGAGCTTACAGCAGTGCTGGTAATATTCAAGGGGTCATCGATCGACTGGATCATATTGAGCAACTCGGTATCAATACAATCTGGCTCATGCCTATCTATACGCAAGGTGAATTGAGATCTGTAGGATCTCCTTATGCCGTGAAAAATTATAAAGAGGTGAGCAGTGAATATGGCAACCTCGATGATCTACGCAGACTCACAGATGCTGCTCATGCACGAGGCATGACCGTGATCCTTGACTGGGTGGCAAATCATACAGCGTGGGACAACCCATGGATCAATAACGATCCTGACTGGTACACAAAGAATGCTTCAGGGCAGATTATCCATCCTTCTGGAACTAACTGGCAAGACGTCGCCGATTTAAATTTTGATGTTCAAGAAATGCGCGTCGCCATGATTGATGCCATGCGCTACTGGATTCTTGAAGCAAATGTAGATGGCTTCCGTTGTGATTATGCTGATGGTGTTCCAGCTGATTTTTGGCAAGAGGCATTTGCAGAATTAAATACTATACCCAACCGAGACCTGATATTTTTTGCTGAGGGCAACCGCTCTGATCATTTGACCTCCGGTTTTGATTTGGCATTTGGCTGGGAATTTTATGGAGGGATCAAAGAAGTTTATGAGGGGCGTGATGCAGGTTACGCTTTCGCGAAAGCGCAAACAGAATACAGCAACGTACCCATGGGAAAGGAAATGGTACGATTTACCACAAATCATGACGAGTCTGCCTGGGATGCAACACCAATCACTATTTTCAATGGGTTGAATGGAGCTCTGGGAGCCTCTGTTGCTACTATTTTTCATGATGGAGTACCGTTGATCTATGGAAGTCAAGAGGTGGGACAAGCGTCAACAGTTCCATTTTTCTACAACTCAACCATAAACTGGTCTCAAAATCCAGATATGTTGAATCAGTACCGCACCATGCTTCAATTCTATAGCAATAGTGCTGCCGCTCGTAAGGGAGAAAATACAGAGTACACTCATCCTAACGTAATTCATTTCAAAAAAACGCTTAATGGGGATGAAGTGAGTATTCTTGTAAATACTAGAAATACTGCGCATACTTATACCTTGCCTGCAGAAATGCAAAACACTACCTGGACAGATGTGATGTCTGATAACCAAGTAGATTTAGGAACTCAATTTCAGCTAGAACCATATGGATATATGATTTTAGATTAACCTGAATCACTGGAAGCTGAGAAGATAAAGTATAAGAACAATGAGGGTTTAGATCAAATTTCTAAACCCTTTTTATTTTAAGCCTTCTCAGTTGGCTCATTTATTTTTACCTACAAAAATTTAACGCCCCTTTCTATTTCAATTAGTCTGCGGTTATGAGAAATAGGATCCTCTCTTAATTGATTTTATCACCAAAATTTAACATAGAGAGATTCTAAGTGAAATTATTGAAAAGTAAGATAGCCTTGGTTACTGGGGCGGGATCAGGAATAGGAAAAGCAATTGCCACTTAATATGCGCAAAACGGAGCTGCCGTTATTGTTAATGACATTGATGCACAGAAAGGAGAAGCCGTTGTAAAAGAGCTGGAATCAGATGGAGGCAAGGCATATTTTATTAAAGCAGATTCCTCAAAGGAAGAAGAAATCAAAATCACGATAGAACGTATTGTGGAGAAATATGACAAGCTTGATATCGCTTATAACAATCCAGGAATAGGAGGTGAGCATAATACAACTGGAAACTACGATGGTAAATCTTGGAACAGCGTAGTCGACCTCAATTTAAACGGCGTTTTCTATGACTGTAAATATGAATTGCAAGACGTGGAGAAGAATGGAGGAGGAGTCATCGTTAATATGGCATCTATTCATCGTGTGGTAGCCGCGCCTAATTCGCCTGCGTATACCGCTACAAAGCACGCAGTTGTAAGACTTATAAAGAATATCGGTGATGAATACGCTCAAAAAAAAATATTCGCTGTAATTGCGTGGGACCAGCTTACATTGATACACCTTTACTTCAGTCAAAAGAGATGCTTGAAACCATTAAGAAAAAGCATCCTATGAAAAGATTGGGAAAAACTGACGAAGTGGCGCAACTCGTGTTAATTCTCAGTAGCTCACAATCATCTTTCATAACCGGTGGATATTACCTTATAGATGGTGGCTGCCCGGCCGTTTAATTTTTATCTCGCTTTCGCGAAAGCGTAACAATTAAAATAAAAATTAATAGCTAAAAACAAAATATGAATTTAAAAGGAAAAACTGCAATCATTACGGGAGCATCAAGCGGAAAAGGTGAGGCTACGGCCAAAAAACTAGCCAGCAATGGAGCAAACGTAGTTCTGTGTCGCGCAAGACTGAAAAGCTGGAAAAACTGTGTGACGAGATCAAAAACGACGGTGGAAAAGCGACCGTGGTAGCTGCCGATGTCATTAAAACCGATGACTGGAAGGAAGTGGTAGACACCGCAAAAAGGAATATGGAACTGTAGATATTTTGTTTAATAATACGGGATTGATGCCACTCTCGATGGTGGATAAACTCAAAACTGATGAATGGCACACTATGGTAGATGTAAATCCAAAAGGTGTTTTGAATGGAGTTGCAGCAACTTTACCTGTCATGAAAGAGCAGAAATGTGGACATATAATAAATGTCTCGTCGAGTGCTGGACGCAAATACTTCCCGGGCGGAGCAGTATACTGTACCACTAAAGCTGCTGTGAGTATGTTTTCTGAAGGTTTACGTCAGGAAATGGCTCCAAATATGGGATTAATGTGACGATCATCGAGTCTGGGTTTGTGGATACTGAACTACAAGACACGATTACAGATGAGGATATCAAAGAACAAATCTCTAACATGGGAAGTGATATGACGCCTCTTAAAGCTGTCAATATTGCCGAGGCTGTTGCTTATGCCGCTGCGAGTCCAGATAGAGTGAATGTGAATGAGGTTTTCAGATACCCCATAAAGCATAAACAATAATTTAAATTTAAGAAATAGCCTCAAAATTTTTATGGCTATTTTTATACCTAAAACTTTAATAATTTTGTTATGAAAGCAATGATGCTCAGTAGCTATGACGATAACGCGTCATTTGTGAAAAAAGATATCGATAAACCAGTGGCCGGCAAGGGTCAGGTTCTTGTGAAAATTTATGCTTCAAGTGTGAATCCGGTGGATTTGAAGATCAAGTCAAATGGTAAAGATATGCCCATCGCTCCAGATCTACCCGCTTTGCTCGGAATGGATTTTGCCGGTATAGTGGAAGAATTAGGTCCTGGTGTAAGCAATTTCACAATAGGCGATGAGGTATACGGTTGTGCTGGTGGACTGATGGACTTGCCAGGAACTTACACGGAGTACATCGCAGCAGATGCTCGGCTGATGGCTTTGAAACCCAAAAATCTTTCCATGCGAGAAGCTGCGGCTTTACCGCTTGTTTCCATCACAGCATTTGAAGGCGTAGAACGAGCACAGATCAGTGACGGACAAAAGGTTCTGGTTCACGGTGGATCAGGTGGAGTGGGACACATCGCTTTGCAACTCGCGCAAATTAAAGGAGCTGAAGTTTTTGCTACTTCCAGCAGCGATGAGAAACTCAGTTTGGTTAAGGAGCTGGGCGCTCATCCCATAAACTACAACGATCAAAGTGTGGAGGATTATGTAAATCAATTTACAGATGGTCAAGGTTTTGATGCAGTTTATGATACGGTGGGCGGTAAAAATCTATTGAAAAGCTTTGAAGCCGTTAAAATCAACGCACAGATTGCCACAACCGTTTCGATGGCTGAGGTAGACCTGTCGCAAATGCACCACAAAGGTTTGTCGCTGCATGTGGTCTTTATGTTGATTCCTATGATTCATGATGTGGATCGCGCCAGTCATGGAAATATTTTAAAGGAAATTACGAGTTTGGTAGAATCTGGAAAATTAAAACCTGTACTTGATGAAAACAGATATCAATTAGAAGATGTAAACGAGGCCCACGCCCGTGTTGCCAGTAGTGAGGGCATGGGTAAGGTTACGATAGAACATTAATTAGTACTTAGTCCAAAATAAAAAAAGCCGTTTTAGAAAGTTCTAAAACGGCTTTTCAACTTAAAATCAAAACTTCACTCAACTTATCTAATGCGGCAGCTTGCTGCGCAATAATCCGTATACAAAAGTCCCGAGAAGGGCTCCAAATATTACAATCAAAATCATTGGGAAACCGGCTCCCGCAAGAACGTACATAGGTCCCGGGCAAGCACCAGAAAGCGCCCAGCCCAATCCAAAAATAATTCCGCCTATCAAATAACGTGGAACACCCATTTCCTTGGGTTTGAGACTCATCTCTCCACCGCCCAGCGGTTTTATATTATTACGTTTAATAACTTGAATGCCTATCACTCCCAGTACCAAGGCAGACCCTATAATTCCGTACATGTGAAAACTGTCAAATCTGAACATTTCATAAATTCTAAACCACGATGCCGCCTCTGACTTAAACATCACGATCCCAAAAAAAATCCCTATAGCTAAATAACTTAAATACCGCATGTCTTAAAAAATGAGAGGATAAATAAAATTAATCATGACCAGACCACCTATAAAAAATCCGATGACGGCAATGAGCGAGGGAAGCTGTAGATTACTCAATCCAGAAATGGCGTGTCCAGAGGTACAGCCTCCCGCATAACGTGCTCCAAAACCAACCATAAAACCTCCAGCCAATAAAATCAACAGAATTTTAGGATCGTTCAAATGATCTGTAGAGAATATTTCAGTGGGTAGGTAGGCTTCGCCCGCGCTGTCGATATTGTATTCCTGAGATAATTCTGTTGCCGTAACTTCATTGATCTCGACAGTATTATCACTCATATAATTTGAGGCAATAAACCCACCGATGATCGCACCAGCCACTACCGTAAGATTCCAGCGTTGTTCTTTCCAGTCAAACTTGAAGAAGTCTGCTGCCTTACCACATCCCAGAGCAGAGCATGCCGTCCTGAGATTGGATGACATACCAAATTGTTTTCCCACCAATAATAGCAAGAACATCGTCAGGGCTATCAAGGGCCCGGCGACATACCACGGCCAGGGATCCGTAATCCATTCCATAATTGAATTTGTTTTGTGCAAATATGCCGCTTTCGCGAAAGCGAGACAGTAACAAATGTTACTCAGAGTCAAGTAATGGTCGCAACGTTTCCCAAACCGTATCAGCAATAATCTGGTGACCTTCCTCAGTAGGGTGGATGCCGTCATTTTGATTCAAGGCGGCAATACCACCCACATCTTTCAAGATAAAGGGTATCAAATCGATGTCGTTCTTTTGAGCCAGTTCGGGAAAAACATTCTTGAAATCAGTAGTGTATTCTTTACCTAAGTTGGGTGGGAGTTGCATACCGGCGAGAATGATCTGGGTATCTGGACTTTTATCTTTTATCGTATTTATAATTTCTTGCAAATTACTTTTGGTTTCTGAGACGGGTACGCCACGTAAACCATCGTTAGCTCCCAGTTCCAATATGAAAATGTCAACCTTTTGATTCATCACCCAGTCGATGCGACTTTTACCACCAGCAGTAGTTTCACCGCTCACGCCG
This genomic interval from Nonlabens spongiae contains the following:
- a CDS encoding SDR family oxidoreductase; this encodes MGPAYIDTPLLQSKEMLETIKKKHPMKRLGKTDEVAQLVLILSSSQSSFITGGYYLIDGGCPAV
- a CDS encoding Rossmann-fold NAD(P)-binding domain-containing protein — translated: MTIIESGFVDTELQDTITDEDIKEQISNMGSDMTPLKAVNIAEAVAYAAASPDRVNVNEVFRYPIKHKQ
- a CDS encoding YeeE/YedE family protein; the encoded protein is MEWITDPWPWYVAGPLIALTMFLLLLVGKQFGMSSNLRTACSALGCGKAADFFKFDWKEQRWNLTVVAGAIIGGFIASNYMSDNTVEINEVTATELSQEYNIDSAGEAYLPTEIFSTDHLNDPKILLILLAGGFMVGFGARYAGGCTSGHAISGLSNLQLPSLIAVIGFFIGGLVMINFIYPLIF
- a CDS encoding zinc-dependent alcohol dehydrogenase family protein, encoding MKAMMLSSYDDNASFVKKDIDKPVAGKGQVLVKIYASSVNPVDLKIKSNGKDMPIAPDLPALLGMDFAGIVEELGPGVSNFTIGDEVYGCAGGLMDLPGTYTEYIAADARLMALKPKNLSMREAAALPLVSITAFEGVERAQISDGQKVLVHGGSGGVGHIALQLAQIKGAEVFATSSSDEKLSLVKELGAHPINYNDQSVEDYVNQFTDGQGFDAVYDTVGGKNLLKSFEAVKINAQIATTVSMAEVDLSQMHHKGLSLHVVFMLIPMIHDVDRASHGNILKEITSLVESGKLKPVLDENRYQLEDVNEAHARVASSEGMGKVTIEH
- a CDS encoding SDR family NAD(P)-dependent oxidoreductase, yielding MDAQKGEAVVKELESDGGKAYFIKADSSKEEEIKITIERIVEKYDKLDIAYNNPGIGGEHNTTGNYDGKSWNSVVDLNLNGVFYDCKYELQDVEKNGGGVIVNMASIHRVVAAPNSPAYTATKHAVVRLIKNIGDEYAQKKIFAVIAWDQLTLIHLYFSQKRCLKPLRKSIL
- a CDS encoding alpha-amylase family glycosyl hydrolase; translation: MKNVSKYLLIALAFTLFSCEGDDSTSPEQSNPVEDPTDPNDSQDYVQYGTPFDNVPLTSDIIMYEVNLRAYSSAGNIQGVIDRLDHIEQLGINTIWLMPIYTQGELRSVGSPYAVKNYKEVSSEYGNLDDLRRLTDAAHARGMTVILDWVANHTAWDNPWINNDPDWYTKNASGQIIHPSGTNWQDVADLNFDVQEMRVAMIDAMRYWILEANVDGFRCDYADGVPADFWQEAFAELNTIPNRDLIFFAEGNRSDHLTSGFDLAFGWEFYGGIKEVYEGRDAGYAFAKAQTEYSNVPMGKEMVRFTTNHDESAWDATPITIFNGLNGALGASVATIFHDGVPLIYGSQEVGQASTVPFFYNSTINWSQNPDMLNQYRTMLQFYSNSAAARKGENTEYTHPNVIHFKKTLNGDEVSILVNTRNTAHTYTLPAEMQNTTWTDVMSDNQVDLGTQFQLEPYGYMILD
- a CDS encoding arylesterase, whose amino-acid sequence is MAFLIFIGCKQQSSQDGPNQNQETAEQDSQNNSSQVEGSGTILFFGDSITAGYGLDDTDDAFPGLIQQKIDSLGMNYEVVNSGVSGETTAGGKSRIDWVMNQKVDIFILELGANDGLRGVPVSETKSNLQEIINTIKDKSPDTQIILAGMQLPPNLGKEYTTDFKNVFPELAQKNDIDLIPFILKDVGGIAALNQNDGIHPTEEGHQIIADTVWETLRPLLDSE
- a CDS encoding SDR family oxidoreductase, whose translation is MPLSMVDKLKTDEWHTMVDVNPKGVLNGVAATLPVMKEQKCGHIINVSSSAGRKYFPGGAVYCTTKAAVSMFSEGLRQEMAPNMGLM
- a CDS encoding DUF6691 family protein, which codes for MRYLSYLAIGIFFGIVMFKSEAASWFRIYEMFRFDSFHMYGIIGSALVLGVIGIQVIKRNNIKPLGGGEMSLKPKEMGVPRYLIGGIIFGLGWALSGACPGPMYVLAGAGFPMILIVIFGALLGTFVYGLLRSKLPH